In Papio anubis isolate 15944 chromosome 20, Panubis1.0, whole genome shotgun sequence, a single window of DNA contains:
- the GDF15 gene encoding growth/differentiation factor 15: MPGQELKTLNGSQMLLVLLVLLWPPHGGAVSLAKASRASFPGPSNLHSEDSRFRELRKRYEDLLTRLRANQSWEDSNTDLIQAPEVRILTPEVRLGSGGHLHLRISRAVLPEGLPEASRIHRALFRLSPTASRSWDVTRPLRRQLRLARPQAPALHLRLSPPPSQSDQLLVKSSSARPQLELHLRPRAARGRRRARARNGDHCPLGPGRCCRLHTVHASLEDLGWADWVLSPREVQVTMCIGACPSQFREANMHAQIKTNLHRLKPDTVPAPCCVPASYNPMVLIQKTDTGVSLQTYDDLLAKDCHCV; encoded by the exons ATGCCCGGGCAAGAACTCAAGACACTGAATGGCTCTCAGATGCTCTTGGTGTTGCTTGTGCTCTTATGGCCGCCGCATGGGGGCGCCGTGTCTCTGGCCAAGGCGAGCCGCGCAAGTTTCCCGGGACCCTCAAACTTGCACTCCGAAGACTCCAGATTCCGAGAGTTGCGGAAACGCTACGAGGACCTGCTGACCAGGCTGCGGGCCAACCAGAGCTGGGAAGATTCAAACACCGACCTCATCCAGGCCCCTGAGGTCCGGATACTCACACCAGAAG TGCGGCTGGGATCTGGCGGCCACCTGCACCTGCGTATCTCCCGGGCCGTCCTGCCCGAGGGGCTCCCCGAGGCCTCCCGCATTCACCGGGCTCTGTTCCGGCTGTCCCCGACGGCGTCAAGGTCGTGGGACGTGACACGACCGCTGCGGCGTCAGCTCAGGCTTGCAAGACCCCAGGCGCCCGCGCTGCACCTGCGACTGTCGCCGCCGCCGTCGCAGTCGGACCAACTGCTGGTAAAGTCTTCGTCCGCACGGCCCCAGCTGGAGTTGCACTTGCGGCCGCGAGCCGCCAGGGGGCGCCGCAGAGCGCGTGCGCGCAACGGGGACCACTGTCCGCTCGGGCCCGGGCGCTGCTGCCGTCTGCACACTGTCCACGCGTCGCTGGAAGACCTGGGCTGGGCCGATTGGGTGCTGTCGCCACGGGAGGTGCAAGTGACCATGTGCATCGGCGCGTGCCCGAGCCAGTTCCGGGAGGCCAACATGCACGCGCAGATCAAGACGAACCTGCACCGCCTGAAGCCCGACACGGTGCCAGCTCCCTGCTGCGTGCCCGCCAGCTACAATCCCATGGTGCTCATTCAAAAGACCGACACCGGGGTGTCACTCCAGACCTATGACGACTTGTTAGCCAAAGACTGCCACTGCGTATGA